A single Chanos chanos chromosome 8, fChaCha1.1, whole genome shotgun sequence DNA region contains:
- the atp6ap2 gene encoding renin receptor has protein sequence MSRLSFYISLVISASLSSGVFGDRLTVLRSPQFVTFREGQWPISGEKIPDLVALTMGFSVQEDLDWPGLGAGSLFQRPRANALIVVRGVDSLDLPRNITSYPLENPVPFTLDNVANTVHTLFADSTPVVLQLAPSEERLYMMGMANTVFEDLPVTLQQIHGRLSQEGSVLHSLPLNSLSRSNEADLLFLSEVQVLHDISALLLRHTHLAKDHAPDLYSLELSGLEEISRRYGVESQQFRDATKILASVLQKFADDVSGVYGNNAVVEVVTVKTFEAPLTRKSRSILQSKQNSNPGSPYNLAYKYNFEYAVIFNIVLWLMIALALAVVAISYNLWNMDPGYDSIIYRMTNQKIRMD, from the exons ATGAGTCGCTTATCTTTTTACATTTCGCTTGTAATATCCGCAAGCTTATCGTCCG GTGTTTTTGGGGACCGCCTGACTGTACTGCGTAGCCCCCAGTTTGTCACATTCAGAGAGGGTCAATGGCCCATTTCTGGAGAGAAGATTCCAGATCTGGTGGCTCTTACCATGGGCTTCTCTGTCCAGGAG gATCTTGACTGGCCAGGATTAGGGGCAGGTTCACTTTTCCAGCGGCCCAGGGCCAATGCTCTGATCGTGGTGAGAGGAGTGGACAGTCTGGATCTGCCTCGGAACATCACCTCCTACCCTTTAGAGAAT CCTGTACCCTTTACCCTGGACAACGTTGCCAACACTGTTCACACCCTGTTTGCTGACAGTACCCCTGTGGTTCTACAGTTAGCCCCcagtgaggag aGGCTGTATATGATGGGAATGGCTAACACAGTATTTGAGGACCTGCCAGTCACCCTGCAGCAGATACACGGCAGATTGTCCCAGGAGGGGTCGGTTCTCCACTCACTGCCTCTCAACTCACTCAGCAGGAGCAACGAG GCCGAtctgctgtttttgtctgaaGTTCAGGTGCTTCATGATATCTCTGCTCTG TTGCTGAGACACACTCATCTGGCTAAAGACCACGCCCCTGACCTTTACTCTCTGGAGCTGTCGGGATTGGAGGAGATCAGCCGTCGCTATGGCGTCGAGTCCCAGCAGTTCCGGGACGCCACCAAGATCCTGGCCAGCGTGCTGCAGAAG ttcgCTGACGATGTCTCTGGTGTCTATGGCAACAACGCAGTGGTAGAAGTGGTGACAGTCAAGACTTTTGAGGCACCCCTGACCCGAAAATCTCGCTCCATCCTGCAGTCCAAACAGAAT AGCAATCCTGGCAGCCCGTACAACTTGGCCTACAAATATAACTTCGAGTACGCCGTCATCTTCAACATCGTGCTGTGGCTCATGATCGCTCTGGCTTTGGCCGTCGTCGCCATCTCCTACAACCTCTGGAACATGGACCCGGGCTATGACAGCATCATTTACAGGATGACCAATCAGAAGATCCGGATGGACTAA